A stretch of the Rosa rugosa chromosome 5, drRosRugo1.1, whole genome shotgun sequence genome encodes the following:
- the LOC133709741 gene encoding polyubiquitin 11-like isoform X2 translates to MKGSSTSGSRIAPRFSAARKFQSSSTQDEEMSLNIIGTVFKLKSSATIKDLKTMLCNKYGFPENHLEFFLAGQPLLDFQRVVDCGFLECAVDLVFKNIVGMKLFVKLPSSTIEIEGKAEDTIQKVKAMIQAKEKIQPDQYTLVYDGKFLEEDMTLASLRMKNESTLHIIFNPRDVMSVFVKTPGGKIVEFEVKVLYTVSDVKQIVESFIGWSLVDYSMVYEGNELQDFKTLAFYNIEENSTLEVKPSWIQIFVKTWSGKTITLNVTQSNTVREVKEKIFCKVRVPVIRQSIVFSGKRLEDKCSLASYNIQKQSTLYMV, encoded by the coding sequence ATGTCCTTGAACATTATAGGAACAGTCTTTAAGCTCAAGAGCTCTGCAACCATAAAAGATCTCAAGACAATGTTATGTAACAAGTACGGATTTCCTGAGAATCATCTGGAGTTCTTCTTGGCTGGTCAGCCTCTCTTGGACTTCCAAAGGGTAGTTGACTGTGGATTTCTTGAGTGCGCTGTTGATCTTGTTTTCAAGAATATTGTGGGAATGAAATTATTTGTCAAACTACCATCTAGTACCATTGAGATTGAGGGAAAAGCAGAAGATACCATCCAAAAAGTGAAAGCAATGATTCAGGCTAAGGAGAAGATTCAACCCGACCAATACACACTCGTCTATGATGGAAAGTTCCTTGAGGAGGACATGACACTGGCCTCACTTCGTATGAAGAATGAGTCAACTCTTCATATTATTTTTAATCCAAGAGATGTGATGTCAGTTTTTGTGAAAACACCAGGTGGGAAGATTGTGGAATTTGAAGTTAAGGTCTTGTACACTGTCAGCGATGTCAAGCAGATTGTTGAGAGCTTTATAGGATGGTCTCTTGTTGATTATAGTATGGTTTATGAAGGAAATGAGCTGCAAGATTTCAAGACCTTGGCTTTCTACAACATTGAAGAAAATTCCACTCTAGAGGTGAAGCCTTCTTGGATTCAGATATTTGTCAAGACATGGAGTGGAAAAACCATTACACTTAATGTGACACAATCAAATACTGTAAGAGAAGTGAAGGAGAAGATATTTTGTAAGGTTAGAGTGCCAGTTATTCGTCAGAGTATCGTATTTTCTGGAAAACGCCTTGAAGATAAATGCTCTCTTGCAAGTTACAACATTCAGAAACAGTCGACTCTCTACATGGTATAA